The following proteins come from a genomic window of Finegoldia magna ATCC 29328:
- the pepD gene encoding beta-Ala-His dipeptidase, protein MDKNTVLDYFRDFSKINRCSKHEEKIADYLEKFAHDNDLECKRDKSNNIYIKRKADKSLEESPGIILQAHMDMVCVSDEEYDFDNGIKIIEEDGFMFADKTSLGADNGIGLAIAMATLTSNQKLPQIEAVVTTSEEVDMSGAMNFDFDLSGKYFINIDSEDENELIVGSSGGENVNVEVEKNYGSESLSNFYKISVKGLKGGHSGMEIDKNHQNAIKVVFEFLKTLDDYYICDFYGGTKDNAIPTNAEIVISTDESIDSLNKKSEEFISKIDLEDFDKDLKLVFEQVDEQKCLDKKTTENLTDLIIELNSGAISYIEGLDETVETSCNLAIVNSLDDKFEIIISSRSSTHDKLLELREDIILKAKKHDATAFDYNYYPTWEFNEKSELMEVAKKAFQKINDREIYVKVIHAGLECGVFAEKYKNIDCISIGPTMYDVHTTKERLDVESLDRFIKFYNEILNMLTN, encoded by the coding sequence GTGGATAAGAATACTGTATTAGATTATTTTAGGGATTTTTCTAAAATAAATAGATGTTCAAAGCATGAAGAAAAAATAGCAGATTATTTGGAAAAATTTGCTCACGATAATGATTTAGAGTGCAAGAGGGATAAATCAAATAATATCTACATTAAAAGAAAAGCTGACAAAAGCTTGGAAGAAAGTCCTGGAATAATCCTTCAAGCACACATGGATATGGTGTGCGTTTCCGATGAAGAATATGATTTTGACAATGGAATTAAAATCATAGAAGAAGATGGATTCATGTTTGCTGACAAGACAAGTCTTGGAGCAGACAATGGAATTGGCCTTGCAATTGCTATGGCTACTTTGACATCTAATCAAAAACTTCCTCAAATAGAAGCTGTGGTGACTACTAGTGAAGAAGTTGATATGAGTGGTGCGATGAATTTTGATTTTGATTTGTCTGGGAAATATTTCATAAACATAGATTCAGAAGATGAAAATGAATTGATTGTAGGCAGCAGTGGTGGAGAAAATGTCAACGTTGAAGTTGAAAAAAATTACGGTTCAGAAAGCTTGTCCAATTTTTACAAAATTTCTGTAAAAGGACTTAAAGGTGGACACTCTGGAATGGAAATTGATAAGAACCACCAAAATGCAATCAAGGTTGTTTTTGAATTCTTAAAAACACTGGATGATTATTATATCTGCGATTTTTACGGTGGTACAAAAGACAATGCCATTCCAACAAATGCAGAAATAGTTATATCTACTGATGAATCCATTGACTCACTTAACAAGAAATCAGAAGAATTTATATCTAAGATTGATTTGGAAGATTTTGATAAGGATTTGAAACTTGTATTTGAACAAGTAGATGAACAAAAATGTCTGGATAAAAAAACAACAGAAAATCTTACGGATTTAATTATAGAATTAAATTCTGGTGCTATTTCTTACATCGAAGGTCTTGATGAAACTGTAGAAACATCATGTAACTTGGCGATTGTAAATTCACTGGATGATAAATTTGAAATCATAATATCTAGTAGATCTTCAACCCATGACAAATTATTAGAGCTAAGGGAAGATATAATTTTAAAAGCAAAAAAACACGATGCAACTGCATTCGACTACAATTATTATCCGACTTGGGAATTCAATGAAAAATCCGAATTGATGGAAGTAGCAAAGAAAGCTTTCCAAAAAATAAATGATAGAGAAATTTATGTAAAAGTTATCCACGCTGGACTTGAATGTGGCGTATTTGCAGAAAAATATAAAAACATTGATTGCATATCAATAGGACCTACAATGTACGATGTACACACAACAAAAGAAAGATTAGATGTTGAGTCTTTAGATAGATTTATAAAATTCTACAACGAAATTTTGAATATGTTGACTAATTAG
- a CDS encoding GatB/YqeY domain-containing protein, producing MSTIEKLRKDKMLAMKNKDKLKSGVISLMMSNILLEQKEKKRDLTDDEQIAFVKKELKETVDALEQTPKDRVETIEETKQKIEIIKSYLPEQISEEKLKEIIEKFMEENSLEKSNKSIGQIMKYMMAEYGKYTDGKTVNKIVQEIIGA from the coding sequence ATGAGTACAATTGAAAAATTAAGAAAAGATAAAATGTTGGCAATGAAGAACAAGGACAAGTTAAAATCTGGAGTTATTTCTTTGATGATGAGCAATATTTTATTGGAACAAAAAGAAAAGAAAAGAGATTTAACAGATGATGAACAAATAGCATTTGTTAAGAAAGAGCTTAAAGAAACTGTGGATGCTTTGGAACAAACACCAAAAGACAGAGTAGAAACTATAGAAGAAACAAAACAAAAGATTGAAATTATCAAATCTTATCTACCAGAACAAATTTCTGAAGAAAAACTAAAAGAAATCATAGAAAAATTCATGGAAGAAAATTCACTTGAAAAATCTAACAAGTCAATTGGTCAAATTATGAAATATATGATGGCAGAATACGGCAAATACACTGATGGTAAGACTGTTAACAAAATAGTTCAAGAAATTATAGGTGCGTAG
- a CDS encoding phosphatase PAP2 family protein produces the protein MNKYDWFVIICSIVLLLITFFLGFVVLKDTETNLDRKLKDHFTKMGQNSLIAMMAKITKFGNVETLMIISIPIVFFTVSQHNYVSASSIIMSVMLSVIAVHTLKFVFRRKRPKVNKGINYFGYSFPSGHSCVSMSFYLTIAYVLSYGYKFFFVTMLIAIVFAFMIAVSRIILGVHWFTDVVIGSLIGLICAYWSIYMFRMNYYFTFIFG, from the coding sequence ATGAATAAATACGATTGGTTTGTAATAATTTGTAGTATTGTTCTATTATTGATTACTTTTTTTCTAGGGTTTGTTGTATTAAAAGATACTGAAACAAACTTGGATAGAAAATTAAAGGATCATTTTACAAAAATGGGACAAAATTCTCTTATTGCGATGATGGCAAAAATCACAAAATTTGGTAACGTTGAAACACTTATGATTATAAGTATACCTATTGTGTTTTTTACTGTGAGTCAGCACAATTATGTATCAGCATCATCAATAATCATGAGCGTTATGCTTAGTGTTATTGCAGTTCACACATTAAAATTTGTGTTTAGAAGAAAAAGACCGAAAGTAAATAAAGGAATAAATTATTTTGGGTATTCTTTTCCTAGCGGTCATTCATGTGTTAGTATGAGCTTTTATTTGACGATTGCGTATGTACTAAGTTACGGATACAAGTTTTTCTTCGTGACGATGCTTATAGCGATTGTGTTCGCATTTATGATTGCGGTTTCCAGAATTATTCTTGGAGTGCATTGGTTTACGGATGTCGTGATAGGAAGTTTGATAGGGCTAATATGTGCATATTGGTCTATATATATGTTTAGAATGAATTATTATTTTACATTTATTTTTGGTTAG
- a CDS encoding phosphatase PAP2 family protein, translating to MIGKVINKKKIYLSAVILVASLIFGMVIRKQSGLSFEPKIMNFAQNLTSNFTFYIFKAFTILGNFSTYFLILAISLYYSKRIGKNSFFTITLISCLIGLVAMNVYKYSFLRVRPLDFFKIEQGGYSYVSGHSLVSTSFYFTLSYLLCSLKNYKFIYLRIIPFVIAFSRLVVGVHWPTDVFFGMLVGYVSYLATVFVAEKYIIKSNKILDEL from the coding sequence ATGATTGGAAAGGTAATAAATAAGAAAAAAATATATTTGTCAGCGGTAATACTTGTGGCTTCATTAATTTTTGGAATGGTAATTAGAAAACAATCAGGTCTATCTTTTGAACCGAAAATAATGAATTTTGCACAAAATCTTACGAGTAATTTCACTTTTTATATTTTCAAAGCATTCACAATACTTGGAAATTTCAGTACGTATTTTTTAATATTGGCGATTAGCTTATATTATTCAAAACGTATTGGCAAGAATTCTTTTTTTACTATTACACTTATATCTTGTCTGATTGGGCTTGTGGCTATGAATGTTTACAAATATAGTTTTCTCAGAGTAAGACCTCTAGATTTCTTCAAAATAGAACAAGGCGGTTATAGTTATGTCAGTGGACATAGTTTGGTGAGTACAAGCTTTTATTTCACTTTGAGTTATTTGTTATGCAGCTTAAAAAATTACAAATTCATCTATCTGAGAATAATTCCATTTGTAATTGCTTTTAGTAGGCTTGTTGTAGGAGTGCATTGGCCAACAGATGTTTTTTTTGGAATGCTAGTTGGATATGTAAGTTATTTGGCTACGGTATTTGTGGCAGAAAAATATATAATAAAATCAAATAAAATTCTTGATGAACTATAA
- a CDS encoding molybdopterin-binding protein: MKVVRTEDAVGHILPHDMTRIVKDVVKERAFKKGHVITEEDIPVLLSMGKEHIYVMELEDDDLHENDCAIILKDICINEHMHSSDIKEGKIEIISDVDGFLKVDRDRLFRLNSIDDISIATVLGNQPVRKGQKIAGMRIIPLFTKEKVMDEAKKIMNGVPILEIIPFDTTKKCSIITTGSEVYKGLIKDQFGPVLKEKMRNYNCEVINHVIVDDNSENITREINKALENKSDIILVSGGMSVDPDDMTPKAIKDSKAEVITYGSPVLPGAMFMLAYKNDTAIMGLPGCVMFNKSTVFDIILPYIFANIKVTKDMINSLGYGGFCMQCSDCHFPNCEYGKGL, encoded by the coding sequence ATGAAAGTAGTTAGAACTGAAGATGCGGTAGGTCACATTTTACCGCATGATATGACTAGAATTGTAAAAGACGTGGTTAAGGAAAGAGCTTTTAAGAAAGGTCACGTTATTACAGAAGAAGATATTCCTGTTTTGTTGAGCATGGGCAAAGAACATATTTACGTTATGGAATTAGAAGATGATGATTTGCACGAAAATGATTGTGCAATTATATTGAAAGATATCTGCATCAACGAACACATGCACTCATCTGATATAAAAGAAGGTAAGATTGAAATAATTTCCGATGTGGATGGATTTTTGAAAGTCGACAGAGATAGATTATTTAGGTTGAATTCAATTGATGACATATCCATTGCAACCGTTCTGGGTAATCAACCAGTAAGAAAAGGACAAAAAATTGCTGGAATGAGAATTATCCCGCTTTTCACAAAAGAAAAAGTAATGGATGAAGCGAAGAAAATAATGAATGGTGTTCCTATTTTAGAAATCATTCCATTTGATACGACAAAAAAATGCTCCATCATTACAACGGGATCTGAAGTGTACAAAGGTCTTATCAAAGATCAATTTGGGCCTGTGTTAAAAGAAAAAATGAGAAATTACAATTGTGAAGTAATAAATCATGTAATTGTCGATGATAATAGCGAAAATATTACACGAGAAATCAATAAGGCACTAGAAAACAAATCAGATATCATTTTGGTTTCTGGTGGAATGAGTGTCGATCCAGATGATATGACACCAAAAGCGATAAAAGATTCCAAGGCAGAAGTGATAACTTATGGTTCTCCTGTACTACCAGGGGCTATGTTTATGTTGGCTTATAAAAACGACACTGCAATTATGGGACTTCCAGGATGTGTCATGTTCAACAAATCTACAGTTTTCGACATTATTTTGCCTTATATTTTTGCAAATATTAAAGTTACGAAAGATATGATTAATAGTTTGGGTTATGGTGGATTTTGCATGCAATGTTCAGACTGTCACTTCCCAAATTGTGAGTATGGTAAAGGGTTATGA
- a CDS encoding FtsX-like permease family protein: MNSKLSTKFALKNLKANKIVNIPYILSTSIMVAILFIMISLLDNKYVMQKDEFGAIIVFGSIIISIFTFAIIMYANRFLIKRRFKEFGLYRVFGLENKHINRILLKEKSIFFVLISTLTIVFGITLGKVLFLAVGKLMQENFSIMQFGVSILAVILTLIFNFGMSVLTYIFDIVNIKSATTRDLFAKGQKSESEPKVKVVFFVLAIILTAIGYYIALTIEGSLESLLMFFVASLLVLFGTYCGFVAVTIFVLKMMKKNKNFFYKSKNFITVSGMLYRMKSNAVGLASIAILCTGVVVSLSTTMAIYNSAEKVVNSTTNRDYKLTGLITPDKDFSKNIEKEKTRLKNMITEKTNPKNDYYQVSTMMFANLDGNKFSKIGKNNTKPVYIMIQTLDSFNNKFSKNYSLNDGEILLNSNYMKYITSDKITLGSADYKFKKINEIEGRNIAADMFYVVVKNYEDLIRFCDDFRMPTDNEVASKPLEVDVSYFLDSDKKLDGKEFISKDSSLQFVSRQETKSAVYTMFGAFLYIGFIISFVLLIGTSIIAYYKHLSEGIEDRKNIQTMKKVGLSNKMIKKTSSQQIYWMFFLPLFVAVIHSAVASKMLYQLSGMFGVRSISEFAIPFAISVAIIIVVYFIIFKITSNVYYDLVSEEE, from the coding sequence ATGAATTCTAAATTATCTACGAAATTTGCTCTCAAAAACTTAAAAGCCAACAAAATCGTAAATATTCCATATATTTTGTCAACGAGTATTATGGTGGCGATTTTGTTCATAATGATATCTTTATTAGATAATAAATACGTTATGCAAAAAGATGAATTTGGAGCAATAATAGTTTTCGGATCAATTATAATATCGATATTTACATTCGCTATTATTATGTATGCTAATAGATTTTTGATAAAAAGAAGGTTCAAAGAATTTGGATTGTATCGTGTTTTCGGATTGGAGAACAAGCACATAAATAGAATTTTATTAAAAGAGAAGTCGATATTTTTTGTGCTTATTTCAACATTAACAATTGTTTTTGGAATCACATTGGGAAAAGTATTGTTCTTGGCAGTTGGAAAATTGATGCAAGAAAATTTCAGTATAATGCAGTTTGGGGTTTCGATACTAGCGGTTATATTAACGTTGATATTTAACTTCGGTATGAGTGTGTTGACTTATATTTTTGATATCGTGAATATAAAATCTGCTACAACTAGAGATTTATTTGCAAAAGGACAAAAATCGGAATCAGAGCCAAAAGTCAAAGTAGTATTTTTCGTTTTAGCTATAATTCTAACTGCAATTGGCTATTATATTGCGTTGACAATCGAAGGAAGCTTGGAAAGCTTGTTGATGTTTTTCGTGGCAAGTTTACTTGTATTGTTTGGAACGTACTGTGGATTTGTTGCAGTAACTATTTTTGTACTAAAAATGATGAAGAAAAATAAGAATTTCTTCTACAAATCGAAAAATTTTATTACAGTTTCTGGAATGCTTTACAGAATGAAATCAAATGCGGTGGGATTAGCTAGTATTGCAATTTTGTGCACAGGAGTTGTAGTATCATTGTCGACTACAATGGCAATCTACAATAGTGCAGAAAAAGTTGTAAACTCAACAACAAACAGAGATTACAAATTGACAGGATTGATTACACCAGACAAGGATTTTTCTAAAAACATCGAAAAAGAAAAAACTAGATTGAAAAATATGATTACAGAAAAAACAAATCCTAAAAATGATTATTATCAAGTTAGTACAATGATGTTTGCAAACCTTGATGGCAATAAATTTTCTAAAATTGGAAAGAATAATACCAAGCCTGTCTATATTATGATTCAAACTTTGGATTCTTTTAACAATAAGTTTTCAAAAAATTATTCATTGAACGACGGAGAAATTTTATTGAATTCAAATTACATGAAGTATATAACATCTGATAAGATAACTTTGGGAAGTGCTGATTACAAATTCAAAAAAATCAACGAGATCGAAGGAAGAAATATTGCTGCGGATATGTTCTACGTCGTTGTAAAAAACTATGAGGATTTGATAAGATTTTGCGATGATTTCAGAATGCCTACGGATAATGAAGTGGCAAGTAAACCTTTAGAAGTAGATGTATCTTACTTTTTAGATTCAGACAAAAAACTAGATGGAAAAGAATTTATCTCCAAGGACAGTTCTCTTCAATTTGTATCTAGACAAGAAACAAAGTCCGCTGTGTACACTATGTTTGGAGCATTCTTGTACATTGGTTTCATCATAAGTTTTGTTTTATTAATTGGAACTTCAATCATTGCGTATTACAAGCATTTATCAGAAGGGATTGAAGATAGGAAAAACATTCAAACGATGAAAAAAGTCGGACTATCAAATAAAATGATAAAAAAGACATCATCGCAACAAATTTATTGGATGTTCTTCTTACCACTTTTTGTGGCAGTAATTCATTCTGCAGTTGCATCAAAAATGTTGTATCAATTATCGGGAATGTTCGGGGTAAGAAGTATATCTGAATTTGCAATTCCATTTGCAATATCAGTAGCTATAATAATTGTAGTGTATTTTATAATATTTAAAATAACAAGCAACGTATATTATGATTTGGTTAGCGAAGAAGAATAA
- a CDS encoding ABC transporter ATP-binding protein, translated as MNILELKNIRKVYKTKNVETVALKDVNFSVEKNEFIAIMGESGSGKTTLLNVISTLDKQTNGKVVINGKDISTLKESEVAKFRREKLGFVFQDFNLLDIFSNKDNIFLPMVLSDYKPKEMEQRLSEIQGLLGIESFVNKYPYEVSGGQRQRIAIARALITKPDLILADEPTGALDSKSSDMILDLFTKINKLGQTILMVTHSVKAASFSNRVIFIKDGVVFHEIYKGNSDNKEFMERINESLTVINNRGVDNEF; from the coding sequence ATGAATATTTTAGAATTAAAAAACATAAGAAAAGTATACAAAACAAAAAATGTAGAAACAGTAGCATTAAAAGATGTGAATTTTTCTGTAGAAAAGAATGAATTTATAGCAATAATGGGAGAATCAGGTTCAGGTAAAACAACTTTACTGAATGTAATATCAACATTAGACAAGCAAACTAATGGCAAGGTTGTGATAAATGGCAAAGATATATCCACTTTAAAAGAATCGGAAGTTGCAAAGTTTAGAAGAGAAAAACTTGGATTTGTATTTCAAGATTTCAATTTATTAGATATTTTCTCAAACAAAGACAATATATTTTTGCCAATGGTACTTTCAGATTATAAGCCAAAAGAAATGGAGCAAAGATTGTCTGAAATCCAAGGATTATTGGGAATTGAATCATTTGTCAACAAATATCCTTATGAGGTTAGTGGTGGACAAAGGCAAAGAATTGCGATTGCAAGAGCTTTGATTACAAAACCAGATTTGATATTGGCAGATGAGCCTACAGGGGCATTGGATTCAAAATCATCAGATATGATACTTGATTTATTCACAAAAATCAATAAATTAGGACAAACTATATTGATGGTAACTCACTCTGTGAAAGCAGCTTCATTTTCTAACAGAGTAATATTTATAAAAGACGGCGTTGTGTTCCATGAAATTTACAAGGGAAACAGTGACAACAAAGAATTTATGGAGAGAATTAATGAGTCATTGACTGTTATTAATAATCGAGGTGTAGATAATGAATTCTAA
- a CDS encoding sensor histidine kinase, which translates to MNKLLYFLKKNLNSILFFISIHAIYFIVCYLNNVDIRVFIQGFEICLIVFFIYLVIKYFDFQKELSNEEKIEELEKQIESMRNDYISWQKDIQEYFSMWVHQIKTPITCLEILTEDNKEMKMQLKSIDNYTNMAINYLKLNLHEKDMDISVVDVDNLLNMLIKKYSLLFINSHIRLDFRKNGLKCITDSKWLSVLLEQILSNAIKYSENSQIIVDSFKKDNSIVILIEDYGIGIPEEDINRIFDKGYSGFNGRLKQKSSGLGLYLAKSIADKLEITLKVDSTVGQGSKFYIIVNN; encoded by the coding sequence ATGAATAAATTATTATACTTTTTGAAGAAAAATCTCAATTCGATTTTGTTTTTTATATCAATACATGCTATCTATTTTATAGTCTGTTATTTGAACAATGTGGATATAAGAGTGTTTATCCAAGGATTTGAAATATGTTTGATTGTATTTTTTATTTATTTGGTAATTAAATACTTTGATTTTCAAAAGGAATTGTCAAATGAAGAGAAAATTGAAGAATTAGAAAAGCAAATTGAAAGTATGAGAAATGACTACATTTCATGGCAAAAAGATATCCAAGAATATTTTTCTATGTGGGTACATCAGATCAAAACACCAATAACTTGCTTGGAAATTCTGACAGAAGATAATAAAGAAATGAAAATGCAACTTAAATCAATCGACAACTACACGAATATGGCTATAAATTATTTGAAGCTTAATTTGCACGAAAAAGACATGGATATAAGTGTTGTAGATGTTGATAATCTACTCAATATGTTGATAAAAAAATACTCACTTCTGTTTATTAACTCACATATACGATTGGATTTTAGAAAAAACGGATTAAAATGCATTACAGATAGCAAATGGCTAAGTGTTTTGTTGGAACAAATTCTCTCCAATGCGATTAAATACTCCGAAAATTCACAGATCATTGTAGATTCTTTTAAGAAAGACAATTCTATAGTGATTTTAATAGAAGATTACGGAATAGGGATTCCAGAGGAAGATATCAATAGGATTTTTGATAAAGGATATTCGGGATTTAATGGAAGATTAAAACAAAAATCGAGTGGGTTGGGTTTGTATTTGGCAAAATCTATCGCAGATAAACTGGAAATAACTTTGAAAGTCGATTCTACTGTAGGTCAAGGTAGTAAATTTTATATAATTGTGAATAACTAA
- a CDS encoding response regulator transcription factor, which translates to MKVLIIEDDKIILNSLKEYLENWEYEVFTNSGIDIMEDVKKIKPDIILMDIILPSFNGYFWCEKIRNTTDIPIIFISSKSEDLDIIMGMQMGADDYITKPFNFDVLMVKINAIMKRYYGNNTIKSALDFNDAVLFINEFRLEYKDKDTNLTKTEMLILKSLFEAKGEIVTREKLMDQCWQNDFFIDDNTLAVNINRIRKKLNKLGLDNFLLTKKYSGYYLNDGSNQNE; encoded by the coding sequence ATGAAGGTTTTAATTATTGAAGACGATAAAATAATTTTAAATTCGCTTAAAGAATATTTAGAAAATTGGGAATACGAGGTGTTCACAAATTCTGGAATAGATATTATGGAGGATGTCAAGAAAATAAAGCCAGATATAATTTTGATGGACATTATTCTTCCTAGCTTTAATGGATATTTTTGGTGCGAAAAAATACGAAATACAACTGACATTCCAATAATTTTTATATCCTCAAAATCAGAAGATTTGGATATCATAATGGGAATGCAGATGGGAGCAGATGATTATATCACCAAACCATTTAATTTTGATGTACTAATGGTGAAAATTAATGCCATAATGAAGAGATATTACGGAAATAATACAATCAAAAGTGCCTTAGATTTTAATGATGCTGTGCTCTTTATTAACGAATTTAGGCTGGAATATAAAGACAAGGATACTAATCTTACCAAGACAGAAATGCTAATTTTAAAATCGTTATTCGAAGCTAAAGGTGAAATAGTAACTAGAGAAAAATTGATGGATCAGTGTTGGCAAAATGATTTTTTCATTGATGATAATACATTAGCCGTGAATATCAACAGAATCAGAAAAAAATTAAATAAACTTGGCTTGGATAACTTCTTGTTGACGAAGAAATATTCAGGCTACTATTTAAATGACGGAAGTAATCAAAATGAATAA
- the uraA gene encoding uracil permease: MKRIIGVDEKVSPKMLIPLSIQHTFAMFGASVLVPIVLGINPSIVLLMNGIGTLLFILITKRKAPAYLGSSFAFLGPATIIIGQSGFRYAQGAFVAIGLIGCILAYIIYKFGTDWIDVVLPPAAMGSVVSLIGFELAQATVSGGKIGANIMTDTRTTNDLIVFLVTLSVAILGSVLFKKFLATIPILIAIITGYIVSVALKMVDFTPVMQASLFTLPKFQLPIFDLKSIITMLPVILVITSEHISHQVVTSNIIGRDLLKEPGLHRSIFADNFSTALSGFIGGVPTTTYGENIGVMAITKVYSVYVIAGAACISILMAFIGPLSALISSIPGNVIGGVTFLLYGMIGTSGIRLLVDQKVDYSQSKNLILTSVIFVTGLSGLKINFLGVSLSGMVLASVVAVVLSLLFYVFDRMGIMND, from the coding sequence ATGAAAAGAATTATTGGAGTAGACGAAAAAGTATCTCCAAAGATGCTAATACCTCTAAGTATTCAACATACTTTTGCAATGTTCGGTGCAAGTGTATTAGTACCTATAGTTTTGGGGATCAATCCTAGTATTGTTTTACTAATGAACGGTATCGGGACACTGTTATTTATTTTGATTACAAAAAGAAAAGCACCTGCTTATTTGGGAAGTAGTTTCGCTTTCTTGGGACCCGCAACAATAATTATTGGGCAATCGGGATTTCGTTATGCACAAGGAGCCTTCGTTGCAATAGGACTTATTGGATGTATTCTGGCATACATAATTTATAAATTCGGAACGGATTGGATTGATGTTGTTTTGCCACCTGCAGCTATGGGGAGTGTTGTAAGTTTGATAGGATTTGAACTCGCACAAGCTACTGTTTCTGGCGGTAAAATCGGTGCAAATATTATGACAGATACAAGAACTACAAATGACCTTATAGTTTTCTTGGTTACATTGTCAGTAGCAATTTTAGGTTCAGTTTTGTTTAAAAAATTCTTAGCTACAATACCAATTTTAATCGCAATTATAACAGGATATATTGTAAGTGTTGCTTTAAAGATGGTTGATTTTACACCGGTTATGCAAGCATCACTATTTACATTACCTAAATTTCAACTTCCAATATTTGACCTAAAATCAATAATCACAATGTTGCCTGTAATTTTGGTAATAACTAGTGAACATATATCACACCAAGTAGTTACAAGTAATATCATAGGAAGAGATTTATTAAAAGAACCTGGTCTTCATAGATCGATTTTTGCAGATAACTTTTCAACTGCATTATCTGGTTTTATCGGAGGAGTTCCAACTACAACTTACGGTGAAAATATCGGCGTAATGGCAATTACTAAAGTTTATTCGGTATATGTAATTGCAGGAGCAGCTTGTATATCAATTTTAATGGCATTCATTGGACCATTATCAGCATTAATATCATCGATACCAGGTAATGTAATTGGTGGAGTAACATTCTTACTTTACGGAATGATTGGAACAAGTGGTATCAGATTATTAGTAGACCAAAAAGTAGATTACTCACAATCCAAAAACTTAATATTAACTTCTGTAATATTTGTAACTGGACTTTCAGGATTGAAAATAAACTTCTTGGGAGTATCATTATCAGGAATGGTTCTCGCATCAGTTGTTGCAGTAGTGTTAAGCTTATTATTCTATGTATTTGATAGAATGGGAATAATGAACGATTAG
- a CDS encoding Fur family transcriptional regulator → MENNGNYLRTKLLDNGIKPTYQRIVILDYLENNLIHPTVDDIYNYLAPKLTTLSRTTIYNTVKVFVKAGIVSELNIDNSELRYDIKTETHGHFKCEKCGKIYNFNTENTIESSDLKGFKINSTNILINGICKDCLDKENE, encoded by the coding sequence ATGGAAAACAATGGAAATTATTTGAGAACAAAATTACTAGACAATGGTATCAAACCTACATATCAACGAATTGTAATTTTAGATTATTTGGAAAATAATCTTATTCATCCTACTGTTGATGATATTTACAATTATTTAGCTCCAAAATTAACTACATTATCCAGGACAACTATCTATAATACAGTTAAGGTTTTTGTCAAAGCAGGAATTGTGTCCGAACTTAATATCGATAATTCTGAACTTAGATACGACATTAAAACAGAAACTCACGGTCACTTTAAATGCGAAAAATGTGGTAAGATTTACAATTTTAATACGGAAAATACAATCGAAAGTTCCGATTTAAAAGGATTCAAAATCAATTCTACAAATATTTTGATTAATGGAATATGTAAGGACTGTTTGGATAAAGAAAATGAATAG